One region of Flavobacterium pisciphilum genomic DNA includes:
- a CDS encoding TauD/TfdA family dioxygenase, whose product MLLNIDEIQTISGKKMLLNVENYQGEELLNWAEDNKKDFEDFISQEGALLIRGLNINGADDFGSILKIFFGEDLDNYAYRSTPRTELKNKVYTATEYHASEVIPQHNENAYFNSWPMRIGFLCETPASKMGNTPISDSRIAYQEIPKEIREEFERKKIMYVRNYSNIDLPWQEVFQTSNKNEVEQFCKENKLDFEWTPEGLKTRQVNQASIIHPTTKEKLWFNQAHLFHVSSLEEELQEALIEVLGEDNLPRNTFFGDGTPIDPAALDIIRDVYEKTKFSFQWEKNDLLLLDNMLFTHGRERYEGPRKVLVGMARNFKV is encoded by the coding sequence ATGCTACTAAATATAGATGAAATCCAGACAATCTCTGGAAAAAAGATGTTATTAAATGTTGAAAATTATCAAGGAGAGGAACTATTAAATTGGGCAGAAGATAATAAAAAAGACTTTGAAGATTTTATTTCCCAAGAAGGCGCACTTTTAATCCGTGGTTTAAACATTAATGGTGCAGATGACTTTGGGTCAATATTAAAAATATTCTTTGGTGAAGACTTAGATAATTATGCATATAGATCTACTCCTCGAACCGAATTGAAAAACAAAGTATACACTGCTACAGAATATCATGCTTCTGAAGTGATTCCTCAGCATAATGAAAATGCCTATTTTAACTCTTGGCCGATGAGAATTGGTTTTTTATGTGAAACACCAGCAAGTAAAATGGGGAATACACCAATTTCAGATAGCCGTATTGCTTATCAGGAAATCCCTAAAGAAATTAGAGAAGAGTTTGAGCGAAAAAAAATAATGTATGTAAGAAACTATTCCAATATTGATTTGCCTTGGCAAGAAGTTTTTCAAACGAGCAATAAAAATGAAGTTGAACAATTTTGTAAAGAAAATAAATTGGATTTTGAATGGACACCTGAAGGACTTAAAACCAGACAGGTAAATCAAGCTTCTATTATTCATCCTACAACTAAAGAAAAACTATGGTTTAATCAAGCTCATTTATTTCATGTTAGTAGTTTGGAAGAAGAATTGCAAGAAGCCTTAATAGAAGTTTTAGGAGAAGATAATTTACCTAGAAATACTTTTTTTGGTGATGGAACTCCAATTGATCCAGCAGCCCTTGATATCATTAGAGACGTTTACGAAAAAACAAAATTTTCTTTTCAATGGGAAAAAAACGACCTTTTATTATTAGATAATATGCTATTTACACATGGTAGAGAGCGTTATGAAGGTCCACGAAAAGTTTTGGTAGGCATGGCAAGAAACTTTAAAGTATAA
- a CDS encoding NADPH-dependent F420 reductase: protein MKNSPQTKVAIIGLGNIGTALATNLTKGNHCVIVASREFEKAKTFADSLGTNAIAKTITEAIDEADVIVPSIGFNLIKEFLKNYSKELSGKIIIDVSNPIAPDGNGGFKKIIGETESSAKILSELLPANAKLVKAFGTLGAASLKNDAFKAPTKMTLFYASDSTNSNPHIEELISSAGFEPLHIGGIDQSIRIEVFGDLHQFGALGKTVSLEEAKAAIAKS from the coding sequence ATGAAAAATTCACCACAAACTAAAGTAGCCATAATCGGACTTGGTAACATAGGTACAGCTCTTGCAACAAACCTTACTAAAGGTAATCACTGCGTAATTGTAGCATCAAGAGAATTTGAAAAAGCGAAAACATTTGCTGACAGTTTAGGTACTAATGCTATTGCTAAAACAATTACTGAAGCCATTGATGAAGCTGATGTAATAGTACCTTCAATAGGCTTTAATTTAATCAAAGAATTTCTAAAAAACTATTCTAAAGAACTTTCAGGTAAAATAATTATTGATGTTTCTAATCCTATTGCACCAGATGGAAATGGCGGTTTCAAAAAAATCATTGGAGAAACTGAATCATCTGCAAAAATTCTTTCTGAATTATTACCTGCTAATGCTAAACTCGTAAAAGCATTCGGAACATTAGGTGCCGCTTCACTAAAGAATGATGCCTTTAAAGCCCCTACCAAAATGACCTTGTTTTATGCTTCAGATAGCACAAACAGTAATCCACATATTGAGGAACTAATTTCAAGTGCTGGTTTTGAACCTCTTCACATTGGTGGTATTGACCAAAGTATACGCATTGAAGTGTTTGGCGACCTACATCAGTTTGGAGCACTTGGTAAAACCGTTTCACTTGAAGAAGCTAAAGCAGCAATTGCAAAATCATAA
- a CDS encoding YybH family protein produces the protein MNNQIEKSAIEKLLFSYRDALNTSDVNKVLPLYTHDGIFMPSNAPSAIGQEQIKGSYEFVFKTIQLNIEFYIDEIIVHGDFAFARTTSKGTTLIHANRQTVAEENRELFVFQKTNGQWKIARYMFNKMK, from the coding sequence ATGAACAATCAAATAGAAAAATCGGCAATTGAGAAACTACTTTTCTCTTATCGTGATGCATTGAATACTTCTGACGTAAATAAAGTACTGCCACTCTATACTCATGATGGAATTTTTATGCCTTCCAACGCACCATCGGCAATTGGACAAGAACAAATAAAAGGTTCTTACGAATTTGTTTTCAAAACAATTCAGTTAAACATCGAATTTTACATTGACGAAATCATAGTTCATGGAGACTTTGCTTTTGCACGAACAACATCAAAAGGAACAACCTTGATTCATGCCAACAGACAAACTGTAGCCGAAGAGAACCGAGAGTTATTTGTATTTCAAAAAACAAATGGACAATGGAAGATTGCTCGATATATGTTCAATAAAATGAAATAA
- a CDS encoding Sir2 family NAD-dependent protein deacetylase — MKDQLEQIIEQVYNKSNRNLFTFLTGAGISADSGIPTYRGIDGIWVKGTKFHKPEEFGTFKYFSKNPEEVWQYSLFRKKMFENTKPNKSHFELVEIENILQDRFNLI, encoded by the coding sequence ATGAAAGATCAACTAGAACAAATAATAGAGCAAGTTTACAATAAATCAAATAGAAATCTTTTCACGTTTTTGACAGGCGCAGGAATTTCTGCTGATAGCGGAATACCAACTTATAGAGGAATAGATGGAATTTGGGTTAAAGGAACAAAGTTTCATAAACCAGAAGAATTTGGAACTTTTAAATATTTTTCTAAAAACCCAGAAGAAGTTTGGCAATATTCTCTTTTTAGAAAAAAAATGTTTGAAAATACAAAGCCAAACAAAAGTCACTTTGAATTAGTAGAAATAGAAAATATTTTGCAAGATAGATTTAATTTAATTTAA
- a CDS encoding thioesterase II family protein, giving the protein MSKPQLFMLHFAGGNSDSFNFMNSYLGEFKLEAIELPGRGASSDEILIKDFTTAANYIYTQIKKRLTSKNFLIYGHSMGASLAFKVTRMLEEDSITPLCLIVSGNAGPKIKENKKRYLLEDEEFIVEVTKLGGLPLEFLKSQELLDYFIPILKADFEISEENNLGSESIIKTPIYSIMGDVEKHVEDITNWSKYTTSFFNYEILTGNHFFIFNNAEKLCSIIKKCYKKNVAKKALDLLTEKMQ; this is encoded by the coding sequence ATGTCAAAACCACAATTATTTATGTTGCATTTTGCAGGAGGAAACAGTGACTCCTTTAATTTCATGAATTCATATTTGGGAGAATTTAAATTAGAAGCAATTGAGCTTCCAGGGAGAGGGGCAAGTTCGGATGAGATTTTGATCAAAGATTTTACTACAGCTGCAAATTATATCTATACACAAATAAAAAAAAGATTAACCTCTAAGAATTTTCTAATATACGGACATAGTATGGGAGCTTCACTTGCTTTCAAAGTAACAAGAATGCTTGAAGAAGATAGTATAACACCCCTATGTTTAATCGTATCAGGAAATGCTGGGCCAAAAATAAAAGAGAATAAAAAAAGATATTTGCTCGAAGATGAAGAGTTTATTGTGGAAGTAACAAAGTTGGGAGGATTGCCTTTAGAGTTTTTAAAAAGTCAAGAGTTATTAGATTATTTTATACCTATTCTAAAAGCAGATTTTGAAATTTCCGAAGAAAACAATTTAGGCAGTGAGTCTATTATTAAAACCCCAATTTATTCTATAATGGGTGATGTTGAAAAACATGTTGAAGACATAACGAATTGGTCCAAATACACAACATCGTTTTTTAATTATGAAATACTTACTGGAAACCACTTTTTTATATTCAATAATGCAGAAAAATTATGTAGCATAATAAAAAAATGCTATAAAAAAAATGTAGCCAAAAAAGCTTTAGACTTATTAACTGAAAAGATGCAATAG
- a CDS encoding MBL fold metallo-hydrolase, producing MKEKTFFLKPNVVIEPLIDRWYAWSHLISPATAAMNIVGRHLKIMNSYLQAPQIHAAAVKNPKMLGGPFIDYNGGRIDEVKELKQNTIERRAKSIELQAAIVELDKMLKSNAKGFSLEPLYEKVPDLLKGYVELVYDLNNNPSFRLFESLLYTSEFNDISSQSIALWITDNDSRPFCLSTPKLDSPNVLHLNIPLNHTGIDALSKMKRNPGCIDEIATILGVSPDDRALFDTFFTEEQSPRYKKYDGEKARMRYFGHACILIETKEVSVLLDPVISYYGYESTVSHYSDYDLPDEIDYVIITHNHQDHVLLETLLPLRHKIKNIVVPITTSGALQDPNLKLAFKSMGFKNVIEMDEMDRNVFDNVSITAIPFTGEHSDLNVRAKACFHVAIKQFSFLFVADSRVMEPFLYKHVQRVVGDVDVVFLGMECDGAPLSWLYGPLLTEDLARDKDQSRRLSGSDFSKGMPLVEIFNPKEVYVYAMGQEPWLEFISSIKYTDESNPIVQSNRLIEECLKRNIIAERLFGEKELFYDYVNQEVVDFN from the coding sequence ATGAAAGAAAAAACGTTCTTCCTGAAGCCTAATGTCGTTATAGAACCTTTAATTGACCGTTGGTATGCTTGGTCGCATCTTATATCACCTGCTACAGCTGCTATGAATATTGTAGGGAGACATTTAAAAATAATGAATTCTTATCTTCAAGCTCCTCAGATACATGCTGCTGCAGTCAAAAATCCAAAAATGTTGGGAGGTCCATTTATCGATTATAATGGAGGTAGAATTGATGAAGTAAAAGAACTAAAACAAAATACAATAGAGCGTCGAGCTAAATCTATAGAACTTCAGGCAGCTATAGTCGAATTGGATAAAATGCTAAAGAGTAATGCGAAAGGTTTTTCTTTAGAACCTTTATATGAAAAAGTTCCAGATTTACTAAAAGGATATGTTGAGTTGGTTTATGATTTAAATAATAATCCTTCTTTCCGTCTTTTCGAATCACTATTATATACAAGTGAATTCAATGATATTTCTTCTCAAAGTATAGCATTGTGGATTACTGATAATGATTCAAGACCTTTTTGTTTGAGTACTCCAAAACTTGATAGCCCTAATGTTTTACATTTAAATATTCCTTTAAATCATACAGGTATTGATGCTTTAAGTAAAATGAAGAGAAATCCGGGATGTATCGATGAAATAGCAACCATTTTAGGGGTATCTCCTGATGATAGAGCGCTATTTGATACTTTTTTCACAGAAGAACAAAGCCCTAGATACAAGAAATACGACGGAGAAAAAGCACGTATGCGTTATTTTGGACATGCTTGTATTTTGATTGAAACTAAAGAAGTAAGTGTTTTATTAGATCCAGTAATCAGTTATTATGGCTATGAATCAACCGTATCTCATTACTCAGATTATGATTTACCAGATGAAATTGATTATGTAATTATAACACATAACCATCAAGATCATGTCTTATTGGAAACATTATTGCCATTGAGACATAAAATTAAAAATATTGTAGTTCCTATAACCACAAGTGGTGCATTGCAAGATCCTAATTTGAAACTAGCATTTAAAAGTATGGGGTTCAAAAATGTTATCGAAATGGATGAAATGGATAGAAATGTATTCGATAACGTCTCTATTACAGCTATACCATTTACAGGAGAACATAGTGATTTAAATGTAAGAGCAAAAGCTTGTTTTCATGTTGCTATTAAGCAGTTTTCGTTCTTGTTTGTTGCTGATTCTAGAGTAATGGAACCATTTTTATATAAACATGTTCAGCGAGTTGTAGGTGATGTTGATGTTGTGTTTTTAGGAATGGAATGTGATGGTGCACCTTTGTCATGGTTATATGGACCATTACTTACGGAAGATTTAGCAAGAGATAAAGATCAATCACGTAGACTTTCAGGATCTGATTTTTCAAAAGGAATGCCTCTAGTTGAAATTTTCAACCCAAAAGAAGTATATGTATATGCAATGGGACAAGAACCTTGGTTAGAATTTATTAGTAGTATCAAATATACTGACGAATCTAATCCAATTGTTCAATCCAACCGTCTTATTGAAGAGTGTCTGAAAAGAAATATTATAGCCGAAAGACTTTTTGGTGAAAAAGAACTATTTTATGATTACGTGAATCAAGAAGTAGTGGATTTTAATTAA
- a CDS encoding Sir2 family NAD-dependent protein deacetylase translates to MYEIHGNNREIKCSNGCKEIINLSGEIKGKDIDEDLTEREIELLKCKECGSWMRPNILWFDEYYDEKTNKRFSSLKIAKNSGILFIVGTSGATNLPMEIAETTLKYGGTIVDINTEDNLFTELIKHKKNKIIIRQTSTEALETIKRIIKNIY, encoded by the coding sequence ATTTATGAAATACATGGAAATAATAGAGAAATAAAATGTTCAAATGGTTGCAAAGAGATCATTAATCTATCTGGTGAAATTAAAGGAAAAGATATAGACGAAGATTTAACTGAAAGAGAGATTGAATTATTGAAATGCAAAGAATGCGGAAGCTGGATGAGACCAAATATTTTGTGGTTTGATGAATATTATGATGAGAAAACAAATAAAAGATTCAGTTCATTAAAAATCGCTAAAAACTCTGGTATCCTATTTATTGTTGGAACTTCAGGAGCAACTAATTTGCCAATGGAAATTGCCGAAACAACTTTAAAATATGGAGGAACAATCGTTGATATTAATACCGAAGATAATCTGTTTACAGAACTAATTAAGCACAAAAAAAATAAAATTATCATTCGCCAAACATCAACTGAAGCGCTAGAAACAATTAAAAGAATAATAAAAAACATCTACTAA
- a CDS encoding cupin-like domain-containing protein: MENVLVTPQTETKPEVIIDDLFSMIPGIENATQVQVVMVNDLSGKKFNKDWVAPNKPCLIKGAVKHWPAIQHFKSEEYWLTACDDFKITIYPHMNHASWERHKINSEEVTFHKAIKRLFNNEDPILSMPAEKITDDNRFSKLINEMPGFAFLNSSIKPRLYEQKRFFLYRRASTAWHHHITDETLMCQVSGAKKVALLSPEIPNAKEIVEFFRNDSYLDGKVLDSSIDLKPVIAYVQEGDALYIPPYWLHAVMPDDNVVGFTYAHCWKTPIHKFGNFSNYFVRQFYKGGLQPFRKISFLMPLLAVFSGLSYGFKKMIGRI; the protein is encoded by the coding sequence ATGGAAAATGTTCTAGTAACTCCTCAAACGGAAACAAAACCTGAAGTAATTATTGATGATTTATTTTCAATGATTCCGGGAATTGAAAATGCAACTCAGGTACAAGTTGTTATGGTTAATGACTTAAGTGGAAAAAAGTTTAATAAAGATTGGGTAGCCCCCAATAAACCATGTCTTATTAAAGGTGCGGTAAAACATTGGCCTGCTATTCAACATTTTAAAAGTGAAGAGTATTGGTTAACAGCTTGTGATGATTTTAAAATTACAATCTATCCACATATGAATCACGCTAGTTGGGAAAGACATAAGATTAATAGTGAAGAGGTTACATTTCATAAAGCAATAAAAAGGTTATTCAACAATGAAGACCCTATTTTGAGCATGCCTGCTGAAAAAATTACCGATGATAATCGTTTTTCGAAATTAATAAACGAGATGCCTGGATTCGCTTTTCTTAACAGTTCGATAAAACCAAGACTTTATGAGCAAAAAAGGTTTTTTTTGTATCGTAGAGCCTCCACAGCTTGGCATCATCACATTACAGATGAAACTTTAATGTGTCAGGTTAGTGGAGCGAAAAAAGTGGCTTTATTATCACCTGAAATACCTAATGCAAAAGAAATTGTTGAATTTTTTAGAAATGATTCTTATTTAGATGGAAAAGTTTTAGACAGTTCAATTGATTTGAAACCTGTCATTGCCTATGTTCAAGAAGGAGATGCCTTATATATTCCCCCTTATTGGTTACATGCTGTTATGCCAGATGATAATGTAGTTGGATTTACTTACGCTCATTGCTGGAAAACCCCAATCCATAAATTTGGAAATTTTTCAAATTATTTTGTTCGTCAATTTTACAAAGGCGGATTACAACCTTTTAGAAAGATATCCTTTCTAATGCCTCTTTTAGCTGTTTTTTCAGGTCTTTCATACGGATTCAAGAAAATGATTGGACGCATTTAA
- a CDS encoding 4'-phosphopantetheinyl transferase family protein — MILINYINIDLIDDYKNLIPNVPEFIQKQVNSYIKENDQKRCLFGKLVLRKLLMESGYSKRVLDEIKIDENNRPYINQDIDFNISHSGNYVICAISMQSRIGIDIEEIKNIDINEIKEIVFNDEDDKRFQNTQTPLELFYDTWTLKEAALKADGKGLMMPLKDIEIYNEKLLCCNQLWSFEKLNINESYSAYVVYNGNHTVSMNEINICSII, encoded by the coding sequence ATGATTTTAATAAATTACATAAATATTGATCTTATTGATGATTACAAGAATCTCATACCCAATGTTCCTGAGTTTATCCAAAAACAGGTAAACAGCTATATTAAAGAGAATGATCAAAAAAGATGTTTGTTTGGAAAATTGGTTTTAAGAAAATTATTAATGGAAAGTGGGTATTCAAAAAGAGTATTAGACGAAATTAAAATTGATGAAAATAATCGCCCTTACATAAATCAAGATATTGATTTTAATATTTCTCATTCAGGAAATTATGTTATATGTGCCATTTCAATGCAATCGAGGATTGGTATTGATATTGAAGAAATTAAAAATATTGATATAAATGAAATAAAGGAAATTGTTTTTAATGACGAGGATGATAAAAGATTTCAAAACACACAAACGCCATTAGAGTTATTCTATGATACATGGACATTAAAAGAAGCTGCTTTAAAAGCAGATGGAAAAGGACTTATGATGCCATTGAAAGATATTGAAATATACAATGAAAAATTACTATGCTGTAATCAGTTATGGAGTTTTGAAAAATTAAATATAAATGAAAGTTATAGTGCTTATGTTGTATATAATGGGAATCATACCGTTTCAATGAATGAAATTAATATTTGTTCAATAATTTAA
- a CDS encoding MFS transporter, giving the protein MLFKKDELKHLWPFYLYLLVSGLSTMITPFYLLYFLHLGYSFFEISVIMSCAGVAAFLFEIPTGAFADGFSRKYSVVVGSLIIAIAVLFIPIVKNFYVILLLYIMTGIGDTFMSGAQEALVIDNLNVKKRKDLHQEYFIKSASFMALGAVFAPILGALLVKVYSIKILWYIYSLGFFFTAIIITFFTKESFKPKKSKVLDLFKESFQTSKIGIAFSIRQKTLFFSIVAGIFMCIVKAGAIGTQPFLISLGLKEYQMGYVFSIISVVSIGSSFASRLFTRFKSKNVLSILILIVIGLLFSLLFIYPPFFILAVIIIITKSGMLNLGGPLIQSYLHQVIPGKFRATIISTMSMVNQLASTLAGLLAGFCVDLFGPQRVIAFSGVFGFIAIFFYQKMKD; this is encoded by the coding sequence ATGCTATTTAAAAAAGACGAATTAAAGCATTTATGGCCCTTTTACTTGTATTTACTTGTTTCAGGGCTATCAACAATGATAACACCGTTTTACTTGCTTTATTTTTTACATTTAGGCTATTCTTTTTTCGAAATTTCCGTTATCATGTCGTGTGCTGGGGTAGCTGCATTTTTATTTGAAATTCCAACAGGAGCCTTTGCTGATGGATTTAGTAGAAAGTATTCCGTAGTAGTAGGATCTTTAATTATTGCAATTGCAGTATTGTTTATTCCAATTGTAAAAAACTTTTATGTCATTCTACTTTTATATATAATGACAGGGATTGGAGATACCTTTATGTCAGGCGCTCAGGAAGCTTTAGTTATTGATAATCTAAATGTTAAAAAAAGAAAAGACCTCCATCAGGAGTATTTTATTAAGAGTGCTAGTTTTATGGCTTTGGGGGCCGTTTTTGCACCAATTTTAGGAGCCTTATTGGTTAAAGTATATTCCATAAAAATTCTTTGGTATATATATAGTCTAGGTTTCTTTTTTACTGCTATCATAATAACTTTCTTCACTAAAGAAAGCTTTAAACCGAAAAAATCAAAAGTATTGGATCTTTTTAAAGAATCATTTCAAACCAGTAAGATTGGTATTGCTTTTTCAATACGCCAGAAAACATTGTTTTTCTCTATAGTGGCAGGTATATTTATGTGTATAGTAAAAGCTGGAGCAATAGGAACACAACCATTTTTAATAAGCTTAGGATTAAAAGAATACCAAATGGGGTATGTTTTTTCAATCATATCAGTTGTTAGTATTGGTTCTTCGTTTGCTTCACGTCTCTTTACAAGGTTTAAATCTAAAAATGTATTGTCAATTCTAATTCTAATTGTTATAGGATTACTTTTTTCATTATTATTTATTTATCCACCATTTTTCATTCTTGCTGTAATAATTATTATTACCAAAAGTGGAATGTTAAATTTGGGAGGACCATTAATTCAGTCGTATTTGCATCAAGTCATTCCAGGAAAATTTAGAGCAACAATAATATCGACGATGAGTATGGTAAATCAACTGGCAAGCACATTAGCAGGATTATTGGCAGGTTTTTGCGTTGATTTGTTTGGTCCACAAAGAGTTATAGCATTTAGCGGTGTGTTTGGGTTTATAGCAATATTTTTTTACCAAAAAATGAAAGATTAA
- a CDS encoding Crp/Fnr family transcriptional regulator, with protein sequence MENIIKYFDKYLSLEDSEKEALMSCLVERKIKRRQFILQESDTCKYFTYVVEGCFKMYGVDKTGKEHNLLFATENDWVADIDSLHKEKPSKLYIEAIEPSIILQISKGDLWYLYTNYPKFDRNFRVIIEDKYIELQNRLLHTFSSTAYERYEFFLEQYPKLSSRLPNTQIASYLGVTPEFLSKIRKDRMGK encoded by the coding sequence ATGGAAAATATAATTAAATATTTTGATAAATATCTTTCGTTGGAAGACAGTGAAAAAGAAGCTTTAATGAGTTGTCTGGTAGAGCGAAAAATAAAACGTAGACAATTTATTTTGCAAGAAAGCGATACCTGCAAATATTTCACTTATGTTGTTGAGGGCTGTTTTAAAATGTATGGAGTTGACAAAACAGGTAAAGAACACAATCTCTTGTTTGCGACCGAAAACGATTGGGTCGCCGACATTGATAGCCTTCACAAAGAGAAACCTTCCAAGCTCTATATTGAAGCAATTGAACCTTCCATCATTCTTCAAATTTCTAAAGGAGATCTTTGGTATTTATACACTAACTATCCGAAGTTTGATAGAAACTTTCGCGTAATTATTGAGGATAAATACATTGAACTTCAAAACCGACTGTTGCATACTTTTAGCTCGACAGCATACGAGCGATATGAATTTTTCCTAGAGCAATATCCTAAACTTTCCTCCCGATTACCCAACACACAAATAGCATCCTATCTTGGTGTGACACCAGAGTTTCTCAGTAAAATTAGAAAAGACAGAATGGGTAAATGA